GCTTACCTTGCAAATGTTGCCTGATGAAGACTACCAGTAGCAACAACGAGAACGGTAGTATCTGTTCGATCCACCTTGCTATTTGCTGTATATCATATCTCTGGTAGGTTGAATCTCTATTATTGCCTCCTGTGATGTTTGAGTCTCCATCCATGCTCCTACTACCAACAGGCGGTACAGATGCCGACGCAGAAGAAGATGACGAGGCTGACTCACCAACCATAGTATCACTCCCTCCATCTCCTCCTCGCCTCTCCGAAAAAGTAGCAATGGGCTCACCTGAGACGCCAGAAACATTAGAACCTCCCTCTCTTCCAGACCCCACTACCAGAGGATGTGGCTGGGTCGATCCCACCCGCAGACTCTCCTGATCGCCCACTCCAATAATCCGTATAGACACTTCCCCACCGCTGCCGGTAGAGGCCGCAGACCCACCAATCCGACCGGAAGCATGGACGCGAGACTCACCACCGACCAAGCCCTCGGCCTCCGCGTGACTCGCCCTGGGTCGCAAGACCCCAAAGTGGTCCAAAACGTCGGAAAGACGCGACCGGATGAAATTGGACGCCAACAGCTGCACCCGATACCACCTGGAAGAACCGCTGCCGGAGGAGGCGGACTGGCTTCGGTAGGGATTCGAGCTTCTGCCGGAGGCTTCCATCATCGGACCGCAAATCGGAGCAAGCGAAAGCTTAAAGAAGGGCAATCGATCGATCGGACCTAGTCGGACGGAGAATAGGGTTTCGATCGATGCGGAAAGAGTTCTCGAAAACCCTAAGTAACCCGATCGaccgcagaagaagaagaagaagaagaaaccggCATAGATGATGAGCGCTGGGAGTCGCTTTCTCTATCCGCCCAGCTGCCGAAGGGAAGAGATCGGGGGACAACAGCGCAGCGGTAGGCAACCTTACTTACGATTAATAATAAATAAGTAAGCTTGAAAATAACTAGATTCGAAATTGAAGTTTACTTATCCGCATAATTATGTTTAAAATTTAATTGATATTGCTATATACATACGAATGATTATAACTTTTTAGTAAATTTAAATTGTTCGAATgattataattaataataataataattaatagttTGACTTATAaagctcctttttcttttttttctctttttctcgtGTCCTTATCATGATAGCTTTTATGAGTGGAAAAAGAGCATTATAGTACAAGACACAACGCACAATCATGGAAAAAGAGCATTGCTGACCCAGAATATGGAGAACCGTTTTACTTGATGAATGAACAAGAGTCACATACCGAAGCCAAGAGATGGATACCACGGTGAAATAATGCTCATAATTATCAAGAA
The window above is part of the Musa acuminata AAA Group cultivar baxijiao chromosome BXJ2-6, Cavendish_Baxijiao_AAA, whole genome shotgun sequence genome. Proteins encoded here:
- the LOC135615735 gene encoding uncharacterized protein LOC135615735 isoform X2, with product MMEASGRSSNPYRSQSASSGSGSSRWYRVQLLASNFIRSRLSDVLDHFGVLRPRASHAEAEGLVGGESRVHASGRIGGSAASTGSGGEVSIRIIGVGDQESLRVGSTQPHPLVVGSGREGGSNVSGVSGEPIATFSERRGGDGGSDTMVGESASSSSSASASVPPVGSRSMDGDSNITGGNNRDSTYQRYDIQQIARWIEQILPFSLLLLVVFIRQHLQGFFVTIWIAAVMFKSNDILRKQTALKGERKISVLIAITLVFMIHVFGVYWWYRNDDLLYPLVMLPPKEILPFWHAIFIIMVNDTMVRQAAMVVKCFLLMYYKNSRGHNYRKQGQMLTLVEYFLLLYRALLPTPVWYRFFLNKEYGSLFSSLTTGLYLTFKLTSVVEKVQSFFSALKALSRKVHYGSYATTEQDFISSSSFRCNKEDV